Genomic DNA from Alkalihalobacterium alkalinitrilicum:
ATTAGTAATGAGCAAAATTTTGTTAGACCAAAGTTTTCAAGTGACCGTGACATAAATATTAAAGATGGCAGGCATCCTGTTGTTGAAAAAATGATAAACCGTGGGCAATACGTGTCAAACGATGTGGTTATGAATCGTGAACGAGAGATATTATTGATTACTGGACCGAATATGGCAGGTAAAAGTACGTATATGAGGCAGTTGGCATTAACGTCCATTTTAGCTCAAGTCGGTTGCTTTGTGCCTGCAACGGAAGCTGTTCTTCCTATTTTTGATCAAATTTTTACGAGAATTGGTGCTGCTGATGATCTAGCTAGTGGTCAAAGTACATTTATGGTCGAAATGTTAGAAACAAAGCATGCGTTAACGAATGCGACTGAAAATAGTCTAATTCTTTTAGATGAGATTGGTAGAGGAACATCCACCTATGATGGGATGGCACTCGCCCAAGCTATTGTTGAATACATCCATGAACAAATTGGTGCCAAAACTCTATTTTCTACGCATTATCATGAACTTACATCGCTAGAACACCAGCTAGAAAGGTTAACGAACGTTCATGTTTCTGCAGTAGAAGAAGATGGAAAAGTCGTATTTCTACACAAAGTTGTGGATGGACAAGCTGACCGAAGTTATGGGATTTACGTCGCCCAATTAGCAGAACTTCCTCAACATGTAATTGTTCGTGCAGATGAGATTTTACATCAATTGGAAGGTGAAGAAAAGCAAGTCGTATCCGTAGAAAGAATGCTGCTAAAAGAACAAGAGGAACAACCTGTACAGTTATCTCTATTTGGGGAAGAGAAAAAACAGCAGAAAAAACCGCAAATAAATTCAACTGAAACCGCCATTATTAAGGACTTAAAAAAAGTAGATATTTTGAATATGACGCCGTTCGAAGCTTTACAAAAGTTAAATGAAATTCAAATGAAATTAAAAAAATAACATAGGAGGGACGCAAAGCCATGGGGAAAATCGTGAAATTAGATGAACAGTTATCAAATAAGATCGCAGCTGGAGAAGTGGTGGAACGTCCCGCTTCCATTGTCAAAGAATTAGTTGAAAATGCTATTGATGCGAATAGTACACAAATCGTCATTGAGGTAGAAGAAGGTGGACTTTCGAAAATTAAAATTTTAGATAATGGTGATGGCATACAAGCGGATGATGTAGAGACAGCGTTTTATCGACATGCAACAAGTAAAATAAAAACAGATAAAGACCTATTTCATATTATGACTCTAGGGTTTCGCGGGGAAGCTTTACCTAGTATTGCTTCCGTTTCTTTTCTTGAATTAAATACGAGTATAGGCGATGGTGCAGGGACAAGCATTCAATTAGAGGGCGGGAAGATTATTCGTAAGCAAGTCTCTAACAGTAGAAAAGGGACAGAAGTAATAATTACGAATCTTTTTTACAATACACCTGCGAGGCTGAAGTATTTAAAAACAGTTCATACTGAACTAGGTAATATTAGTGATATAGTAAACAGAATTGCTTTAGCTCACCCTGATATTTCATTTCAGCTTTTTCATAACGGTAAAAAAATGCTTCATACGAACGGGAACGGAAATCAGCTACAAGTTCTTCATTCGATTTATGGTGCAGCTGTGGCTAAACAAATGATATCTATAGAAGTAGAAACGATTGATTTTCGCGTCACAGGTTATATCGTAAAGCCTGAAGTGACGAGGGCTTCTCGCCAATATATGTCCGCTTTCGTAAACGGTAGGTATATTAAGAATTATGCGTTAGCAAGAGCGATACAAGAAGGGTATCACACGCTTCTGCCCATAGGTCGATATCCGATCGTCGTTCTCAATATTGTGATGGACCCTTTATTAATTGATGTCAATGTTCATCCTGCAAAATTAGAAGTGCGATTAAGTAAAGAAGAGGAACTTACGACATTAGTAAAAGACGGAATTCAAAATGCGTTTAAAAAAACACAGCTAATTCCTGAAATAGTGCGTGAAAAGAAAGAAAAACCAAAATCTGAACAGATAGCCTTTCAACTTCAGCATGATGCACAACCGTCAAAATGGATGGATTATCAACCTAATCAGCCGTCTAATAACCTAATTAATAATCAGCAGAACCCTATTGAAATAAGTGAGGAAGAGATCCCACCCATGGAAGAGGTTGAACATAAGCCTGCTGATGAAAAAACATGGAAAGTAGACAACGTTCGCGAAGTCAACATGATAGAAGAAACCGTCGCAGAAAAAACAACATTCGATCGTGTTCCAACGCTCTACCCGATTGGACAGATGCACGGAACTTACATTCTTGCCCAAAACGAACAAGGTCTTTATATTATTGATCAACATGCAGCGCAAGAAAGGATTAAATATGAATATTTTAAAGAAAAAGTAGGTCGGGTTTCTACAGAGCTCCAGGATTTACTCGTCCCAATCACAATAGAGTGTACGCAAAATGAGTTTATTATTTTAAAAGAGTACGCAGAAGAGTTAAAGCAAGTTGGCCTTTTTCTAGATCCGTTTGGGCCACAGACGTATATGATCCGATCTTATCCTACATGGCTACCAAAAGGGATGGAGGATGAAACTTTACGTGAAATGATCGACGAGGTTCTGTCTAAGAAAAAAATAGATATAAAGAAGTTTCGTGAAGAAGCGGCAATTTTAATGTCTTGTAAAGCTGCGATTAAGGCGAATCGTCATTTAAGAACGGACGAACAGTTTGCATTGTTAGAAACACTACGTAAATGTGTAGATCCGTTTACTTGTCCACACGGCCGTCCAATTATTATTCATTATTCCACTTATGAGATGGAAAAAATGTTTAAACGGATCATGTAAAAGTTCCTCATATATGATTACGATGTCTAATGGATGGTTATAATGATAGATGGCTTATCTACTAATATAAGTTGCGAGATGGTAAAATTCAGTCTATAATATTGCGTGTTCAAAGGTAAAACAATGGGAGCACAATAAGACGTGGAGAGATTTTGTGTATATAACAACAGCTTTAAAGTATACTGACGAATTAGTAGATCAAGCAAAAAAAATTAGTACTGATTTAAATGCAAGATTTATTTTTAGAGATGATCAACCGATTGAAGACATGATAGAAGAGTTTCAAGACGACATCTTTGTTGTCGGAAAAGAAAAACTCTTCTATTACTCAATTCATTCAAAAGAACCCTTCTTTTTTCATCCTAACTCTGCGATGTTCCGTTATAAACGATTGAGAAATGACGGATACGATCCATTTATAGAAGCTTCTCAATTGAAACAAGGAATGTCTATACTAGATTGTACGCTAGGGCTAGGATCGGATGCTATTATTGCTAAAACAAAAGTTGGTACGAGTGGAAAAGTTGTTGGAATTGAAGAAAGTACAGCTATTGCTTATATTGTGGAGAGGGGTTTGAAACAATGGGATTCTGGTAATAACTTATTTAATCAGGCTATGCGTTCGATTCAGGTTTTGAAGGGAAACCATCTCGAGTTTCTCCGTAGTTTAGAAGATAATAGTTACGATGTTGTTTATTTTGATCCTATGTTTGAAGCTAACCTTGATACTTCCCAAGGTATCACCCCACTAAAGTCGTTAGCTCTGTATCATTCAATAACGACAGAGGTTATTCAAGAATCAAAACGGGTGGCAAGACGACGAATTGTCTTAAAAGATTACTGGAAAAGTGAACGATTTGCTACTTATGACTTTAAAGTCATAAAAAGACGAACTGCAAAATTTCATTTCGGTTTTATTGAATTAAATAAAGCTTAAGATATGAAAAGTGAGACAAAGGGTGTTAAGATGAAGGAGAAACTTTTAGTTATTGTTGGCCCTACAGCGGTTGGAAAAACAAAGATGGGAATTGAATTGGCCAAGCGTTTAAAAGGAGAAATTATTAGTGGTGACTCCATGCAAATTTATAAAGAAATGGATATCGGCACAGCTAAAGTAACGAAAGAGGAAATGAATGGTGTAATGCATCACTTAATTGATATAAAA
This window encodes:
- the mutL gene encoding DNA mismatch repair endonuclease MutL, whose protein sequence is MGKIVKLDEQLSNKIAAGEVVERPASIVKELVENAIDANSTQIVIEVEEGGLSKIKILDNGDGIQADDVETAFYRHATSKIKTDKDLFHIMTLGFRGEALPSIASVSFLELNTSIGDGAGTSIQLEGGKIIRKQVSNSRKGTEVIITNLFYNTPARLKYLKTVHTELGNISDIVNRIALAHPDISFQLFHNGKKMLHTNGNGNQLQVLHSIYGAAVAKQMISIEVETIDFRVTGYIVKPEVTRASRQYMSAFVNGRYIKNYALARAIQEGYHTLLPIGRYPIVVLNIVMDPLLIDVNVHPAKLEVRLSKEEELTTLVKDGIQNAFKKTQLIPEIVREKKEKPKSEQIAFQLQHDAQPSKWMDYQPNQPSNNLINNQQNPIEISEEEIPPMEEVEHKPADEKTWKVDNVREVNMIEETVAEKTTFDRVPTLYPIGQMHGTYILAQNEQGLYIIDQHAAQERIKYEYFKEKVGRVSTELQDLLVPITIECTQNEFIILKEYAEELKQVGLFLDPFGPQTYMIRSYPTWLPKGMEDETLREMIDEVLSKKKIDIKKFREEAAILMSCKAAIKANRHLRTDEQFALLETLRKCVDPFTCPHGRPIIIHYSTYEMEKMFKRIM
- a CDS encoding class I SAM-dependent methyltransferase gives rise to the protein MYITTALKYTDELVDQAKKISTDLNARFIFRDDQPIEDMIEEFQDDIFVVGKEKLFYYSIHSKEPFFFHPNSAMFRYKRLRNDGYDPFIEASQLKQGMSILDCTLGLGSDAIIAKTKVGTSGKVVGIEESTAIAYIVERGLKQWDSGNNLFNQAMRSIQVLKGNHLEFLRSLEDNSYDVVYFDPMFEANLDTSQGITPLKSLALYHSITTEVIQESKRVARRRIVLKDYWKSERFATYDFKVIKRRTAKFHFGFIELNKA